The genomic DNA GTTGATTATCATCAGTGCAGCAGTTGAACAGAATTGCTGTTGAAGGAGTTTACGTACGTACCTCACTGACCTTAACATGAGccaccaaaaatgaaactgCCGATAAATTTAATTCACTTTTCCTGAGTTAGGATACCAATGCTATTGCTCATCTAAAATCTCATGGTTTACTGCAAGTCTGAGAAAGCGGTCATGCAAAGAAAGTGCAAATACGCCtctattttgaagataaatAAGGGCGTAAGAAGTTCTAAGTATGTAGACCTTGATTCCTCGAAAATCGAGTCGTGAAAACTTTACACATTGTGCTATATGTTGCACAGGATTCTGAGGATTTCTGGAAGAGACAATCCATCATAAACAACCCTCATTATCTGCGCCACCTCTTCTGCTTCTATATATAACCCGATAGACAACGGAATCTATTACAGGTACTCAATAGCGGAGCACGTTCATACATGCGGCCTTTCGGTCTAACACTTAGAGCAGCGAGATCTATCATGAGAGTCACTAGTTGATGAGCTCTTGAAGCGGTTTGCATGCAGCATTGAAATCATTAAAGCGAAATATTAATCTCAAATCGACAACGCTTCCGTtactttcattttgcaGCATAATTGCAGCTTTGAGTGATTTTATGCTCCTCCATCCTTCCCTTGCTATACTTTGTAAATACGAAAAATGGTCATATCATGTCTCAAATCAAGTACgaatacttttcaaaataagtACATCAATACAACTCTTGATGTAACCGTGGTTGTGTTTATTACCGTATTCTTGTCATTAAAGCACGTGAATGCAACTTCTTGGGTTATTAATTgtgaaaaaactaaaaaGATAATAAACTGCCAAGAGTACAATTGCTGTAATATGAAGTAAAGCAATTGAGAAAACAACAAACTTGACCAACTGCATTTAGCTTCCATAATTTCTGCTCTAGCGTTTCAACCGGATTTCTTTATCGTTGTGCATAAATTATAGCTGTGTTTGatctcttcatcatcatattACAAGAATGAATCTTTAGTTGATTTCATTACTATTGAGTTTTAATATCTATTTCAGGAAGTTCCTTTTCAAACAGAGAGTGCACAAGTCAAGGTTTCAAACATTTAGTGAGTACAATTAGAGATTCGGGATTTATATACCTCTAAGTCTAACCCTGGTTGCACATAGAACCATGGAAGCAATAGATAAAGCGTGGAATGCTTCAAGCCAATATCCTTCCACTTCGGACCTTCTCAGCAATGCAGAGGAAAATGAGATTTCAACCATAGTTCTCCCATCCAAATTTATCAAGTGTTCAAGAACAGATTTAGCTATTTTGATTTCGAGAATGTTGACTTTTCTAATTCAGATAAATGATTCATCATCGAAAAGTTCAGATTGTGATGTATCGGCCCTAACAAGATTCCATTCAAGGATACCACCGGACATATCAGTTTTCAACTATCTTATACGGCTGACTAAATATTCATCTTTGGAGCATTGCGTACTATTAACAGCTGTTTATTACATTGATCTTTTATCCAGCGTATATCCAACGTTCACATTAAATTCACTGACTGTTCATAGATTTTTATTGACTGCAACTACCGTGGCAAGTAAAGGCTTGGTCGATTCTTTTTGCACAAATACACACTATGCAAAGGTAGGAGGTGTACATTGTAGCGAGTTAAATCTTTTAGAATGtgaattcttgaaaaagatcAATTATCGAATTATACCcagagatgaaaatattgacCACTGTAAActagaaaagaaacatgatattttttcattgcaaaAAGGATCAGATAAGGACTTaatcaattctttgaaaatcaaaaacaactTTCCTGAGAATGAGAGTAGTTACAATGTCCTCAACACATATTATAACAAGATTGTTCAACTAGTTGGTTCATTCGAATCTTCGCCTGACAAATCAAAAGTGATAAATTATACCTTACCTTATTTTATTCGAAACATCCATACGGAGGACATTGTTGATAAGCCACAACTCATAAACATTCATCCTTTTAAAGAGGCTATCCAAGATGTGAGTGGcatatcaagaaagagaaatttggATGCAACTGTCGTTGAAGATTTAGATATGGTATCAGaccaaaatgaaaaaggtTACAACGATAAAACAATGGATAATGAAACTGTAGACTCGGAATCTAGTGTCTCCAAAAAACACATTAATCAACAGCGTCTTCCGAAAATATCGCATAGGACTGAACATTAAGTAACTTATGCTAAATAATTAATCAACTGCTGTAtaagcttttcaaaataataattgCATTTCATatagttttcttctttttattttttgaggAAAATAAAAGCGTCTCTTTTCAAGTAACCTAGATTTCTTGTTCGGAACTAAAACACATTAAATCTTGAAACTCAGCAGTCCTGCATAAGCTAGTAAACTATTAATACAAAAAAGCTTAAAGCAGTAATTAAAATAAACATAGAAATATTTAATTAACTTATATTTTAAACGGTTTACTACTTATTTTATGTCATGTGACCTACATCTGGAAGGTATTATATCTGATCTGCTGAACTTCATGTACTTGAGTATTCAGGATTCACAGAAACTACATCTACATCCGAGGTAACAGAGGAGAGACTTAGTTaagatttatattttgtgCAAATatactttcatttcttgtgGTCtgtgtttttattttgcgCTTTTACGTCAAAAAGTTTTCGCCTGTGAAAAGACGAATTTCGAGCTCATCTCATCACATTCAAACATCCCAAGCAAACCAGTACCACCAGAGCGATGTCAGTCGACCCTAATGACTTGTTTCACAAAGTTGTGAGTACTGTTAGAGCTTCAACAGCTTTAGCTGCGAAAGATGTTGATTTTTGTCGCAGTCTAGACGTCGATGTTGCTGCTTCGATCGATAGCAATGCAACAGAGGTAATGGAAATGATCAATGGTGTCCTAACTTCAATAGATCCGCATTCTGATCAGCTAGAATCAGGCAAGGATAAATTGGAAGACTCATGGAAGGACTTTAGTAATTTGATGGATGCCCTTTTCGAGAAATCAGACCGCTCCTTGGATATTTTAACCAAACGACATACGTATACTCAGGAAGCAAAGAGCCTTCAGTATCTTGATGAATCTCAAGACAAAGAGTCTAGTCCTCTGGTCCGTATTTCAAAGCCACAATTGCAATTTGAAAGACCAGTTGATAATAGTGAGTCACATCCTTTTATTCCTCTGCTAGTTGAAAAGCCGCACTCAATGAAACCGCTTTCTGAATGCTTAAGATTAATTcctgaagaagatgacatGCCGGAGCACTATTCACAGCCTTATTCGTACGAGATTGATCATCAAGAGTACGATGCCTCGGTTCTTGTCAAATCTGATCCTATACCTTCACAACCTTGGAATGGCACTGAGGCCATCTGGGTGGATAATATGGAATCTCTACATGATCTGCTattagaattgaaaaaatacaaagaaattgcaGTTGATTTGGAGCATCATGATTATAGATCCTATTACGGTATAGTATGTTTGATGCAAATCAGCACCCGGGATAAAGACTATTTAATCGATACAATCTCTCTGCGCGAAAAGctaaagattttgaatgaagtTTTTGCAGATCCTCAAATTgtgaagatttttcatgGTGCCTTCATGGACGTTATTTGGTTACAGAGAGATCTGGGTCTTTACGTTGTTAGTCTTTTCGATACATATCATGCATCCAGGGCAGTAGGGCTTCCGAGATTCAGCCTGGCATATCTGTTGGAAAAGTACTCTAATTTCAAAACGTCTAAAAAATATCAGCTGGCAGATTGGAGGGTTAGGCCTCTTCCTAAGGCAATGGCAGCCTACGCTAGATCTGATactcattttcttctaaaTATTTACGACCAATTGAGGAACCAGCTAATTCAAGAGAACAAATTGGCAGGTGTACTATTTGAGTCTCGAAAAGTTGCTaaaagaagatttgaatATGCGGCTTATAGACCCAAAATTCCACTTGCATCTGTGTATTCTTCTGCAGAAAAGGCAAATGCTTGGCAAACATTAATGTATCAGTATAACATACCACCAGAGAAGGAAATGTTACTTAAAAAGTTGTATGAGTGGAGAGATATGATCTCTAGAAGAGATGATGAATCTTCAAGGTTCGTTATGCCAAATCAATTACTGGTCGCACTTGTTTCTTATGCACCTGTTGATTCGATTGGGGTTGTTTCTGCAAGTAATATGATGTCTGATCATGTTCGGTCCAATTCtaaagaaattgcaaatCTAATAAGAAAAACTGAAGAGTTACCGGGTTCCAATAGTATTCACCAAAGCCCAAAATTTAAGCAATCTAGAAGCAATATTGATATAGTCAAGGTTTTAACAATTACCCAGGTCCAGCAGAAAGTGTCGCAATTTAAAACTCTCTCTGAGAGTCATGCATCTAAAAATTCTATTGATACTGCTGGAAGTAGCTCACTTTTGCTTGGCGATATTTTATCCAAAAATTACGCTGCCTCTGAATATCTGGATGGAAGAGCTATAGAAATTACAGATAGCCAATTAAAACACAGAGCACTTGAACCACTAGCAAAACTAAGCGCATTCGATAATGCTACCTCTTATACAGTGTCGGTAGTTGCAAAGTCAGAAAACTCCGAgaatgagaaaaaacaacCCAATCATATAACGAAAGAGGATAGGAATGCCACCTCAAATGAAACAGACTCAAAGAAACCTGAGATGAAGGAAAATATGGATGAGATTGTAACATTGAAAGTTTCTAAAGGTAGCGGGAAGAAGTTTCGTGGCAATGATCTTTCTAAGAGCTCTACTGTAGACGTCATTGACTATAACAAGAGcgaaaaaattcttcagaaaAACAGTGGCGAAAGGAATAAAAATGCcaggaaaagaagttttgATCCATATTCAGCTCCGAATAATTCATCTGGGGCACCCAAGACaccaaaaagaagaaaggcaACCAATAGAGGTAAAAGTgcatctttcaaaaaataatcGACACGCTTTAATGTACATTAGgattattcaaatatatatatatatatatatatatatatatatatttatgTGTTTGTGTCTCGAGACATCAGCATGATTTAAAAATCAACAACTACACGAACTTGGTTCGCCATCCAATTGGATGTTAATTGCGTCATtgaaatcttcttcaaaagcatcGGCATCCGCCTGATTTTGTTGCAAAGCACTACGAGCAATCTCCTCGAATGCAGTATCAACATTGATCGCATTCTTAGCACTGGTTAAAAACATAGGAACGTTACCCAAAGATTTCGCTAAATCTTGAACGGATTTCAGACTAACGACTTTTTTAGATTCATCGACATCAACTTTATTACCTAATATCACGAATGGAAACGTCTCTGGGGATGAAACGTTGGCGTGAACAAGAAACTCATCTCTCCAGGATTTGatactttcaaaagattttgcaTTCGTAACATCATAAACTAAAACGCAGCAATCTGCACCTCGATAGAATGCTACACCAAGTGATTGGAATCTTTCCTGCCCTGCAGTGTCCCAAACTTGCATTGTGGCCACTTTATTCCCATCAACTTCTACCTCCTTAGTTAAAAAGTCAGCACCGATAGTGGCCTTATATTGTTGGGAATATTTATCATTAACATAACGATGCATTAATGATGTTTTGCCGACACCGGAGTCGCCTAGCACAATCACCTTAagtatatttttctttctggaGGACATATCAAATAGATGATACGGGCTGTAGTAAATTCGACGTCCTGAACAagatcaagtttttcaaggGACGCTACTCAAATCGTGTATTGCTCTACTGTGCTGTACTTTCTTGATTCTAATGTCATCTTCCTCTGACTGCTGCAAACAGTCGGAAGGGATGTAATCACATATCGTCATATACGATATATAATATTTAAGCCGTTAAAACTGTAATGGGTAGAAGTTGAATTATTAATGACCAATGCTCCCAGACGGCAAGCATTATCCACTAATGCTGACGAATTCTTTGTAGCctttggttttttttctcttaaAACCCTTGTTACGGTACACTAACGTTACCTCGGATAGAAGGTGACCATCGATGATCCGGAAAGAGGTAATTGCAAAGCAGGATGAATAAGATTTAGTGATTCTCTTGAACAGCCAGAATTACTTTTGTCGGACATCTTCAATGAGATTTAGATTGAGAAACAATACTAGCGCAAGGCATAAGTGCACCAAAGCAATATGACTGACGACCCAAGCAACATCTTTTTCGGCTATCAATACTACTATTTAAGCGCTGCCGAAATGTGAGAAATCACTACGCGTCACATCGCAACATTAATCACTTTCATTATATAAGATGTTACTAATTTTTACACATCAGTTTCTCATCTGCAAACTCCGCGCGGCTGGCTCCTCAATAAggaaatgatgaaaagtattGATAACGAAAAGTTGGAAAAATCACACCGTAGTGTTTGGTTTAAAACAGGGCAACTGATCGTAGTGCTTTCAATTCTCCTCATTCCATATATCTTCCATACAAATGGACGTATAACAGTATCAAGTTTTTTAGACACTGTAACTCAGCTTAAAGCGCAATCGAAGGGTAATATGAGTAAGAATATAGGGATACGTTCAATACTAAAACGATTTGTAGCTATTGAACAGGAAGAAGGTGTAGGAGCCCGAGTAAGAAGATCAATCGGCTCTCTAAAGGTTAGAAGATTTTCGCCATTCTTGATGCTCGATCATTTCACAGTGAATGCACCCGCGGGCTTTCCTGATCACCCTCATCATGGACAAGAAACTATCACATATGTTCTTGGCGGTATGATTGCTCATGAAGATTTTTCGGGTTCTAAAGGTGTACTATATCCGGGCGATCTGCAATTCATGACGGCAGGTAAAGGTATTGTTCATTCCGAAATTCCAGTTAAGATGGATAGTGGTGAACCGGCCGTCGGTTTACAATTATGGGTCGACTTACCTAGCAAACTTAAAAACGTAGAGCCAAGATATCGGGATCTAAGATCGGCAAAAATACCAATTGTACAGCCATCTGAAAACCTAAAGGTGCGTGTCATTAGTGGAGAATCGTACGGTGTAAAGTCATTAAGGGATCTGGCTTATACACCAGTTCATTTctaccatttttcaatatctaaAAAAGGTGTCAAATTCGCTCAACGTTTTCCAGATAGCTTCAATGTGTTTCTGTATATCACAAAAGGCTCGATTGAGATTGCTGGCGAAATTTGTCCAACATTCTCCGCTATTTTCTTTAATTGTGATGGTAGTGCTGTTGAAGGAATATCTGCAAGTGAGGATGTCGAATTTGCTTTGATTGGTGGTGAAATTTTGCATCAAGAGGTTGTTCAACATGGCCCATTTGTTGAGACAGACAACGAAAAATTGCAAGAGGTATTCCGTAACTATCAATATGGTATCAATGGATTTGAAAGAGCTCACAATTGGAGATCTTCCATTGCAAATGGTGTCGATGAAAGCGAGGCTAGAATAATTAACGGATGAAAACATGAAaccttttttcatctcGAGAATTCATACCATCTTGAAGATAAATGCATCCTGGCCATATCGGTTCATCTTTAGACACCTAGAAAGTTTTTAAAATGAGTAATCAAGTATATAAAAATTTAAGTTCATTAAAATTCAACCACTTAAAAATTCAAGTTGTCAATCATAGCTCAttggatattttttttgtttttattttcaatgccTTTTGTTGAGTGAGGTCACGTACATTATTCGCTTGAGCGAAATATCTAACTTTAATTCCATGCTACACAGTAGCGCACGTACAACAAGGGATATCTTAAGGCAAAATGATACCTATAAAGAAGCCTAAGAAGAGCGATAACATTGTACAATCATTTTATGCTTCACCACTGTATGATTTTCTCTATCCTTTTAGGCCTGCTGGAAGTCAATGGCTAACGGAATATGTTATTGTTCTCTTCGCCCTAATTATACGATGTGCTATCGGTTTAGCATCATATTCCGGGATGAATAACCCACCTATGTTTGGTGATTTTGAAGCACAAAGACATTGGATGGAGATTACTCAACATTTGCCTATTTCACAGTGGTACTGGTTCGATTTAGAGTATTGGGGGCTGGATTATCCACCACTCACAGCATATCATTCATATGTTTTAGGGAAGATAGGCTCATTCATAAACTCTAAATGGTTTGCTTTGAATGAATCTCGTGGATTTGAATCACTGGATAACGATTTGAAGACTTATATGAGATTTACAGTTTTATTAAGTGAAGCGATTTGCTACATTCCTGCAGTTGTTTATTTTACCAAGTGGGTAGGAAAACATAGGAATCAATCACCAATTGGTCAATTTATTGCTGCTGCAGCAATTCTTTTCCAACCTTCTTTGATGCTGATTGATCATGggcattttcaatataattGTGTTATGCTGGGCTTGACAGTATACGCAATTAATAGTCTTTTAGATGAGTTTTATGCCCCAGCCGCATTTTGTTTCGTGTTATCGATTTGTTTCAAGCAAATGGCTCTGTATTATGCacctatttttttttcatactTGTTGAGTAAATCACTATTCTCTCCCAGGTTTAATTTACCAAGATTTTTATCTGTCGCTATAGCAACTGTGCTTACGTTTGCAGCAATGTATGCACCTTTGTATGTTCTTGGGGGAGGCCTTACTAATGTGGTTCAGTCTGTTCATCGTATATTTCCATTTGCTAGaggaatttttgaagacaaGGTGGCTAACTTTTGGTGCGTATCGAACATCGTCTTCAAGtacaaacaaaaatttACGCAGGAGCAGCTACAATTTTACTCTTTGATTGCTACAACCATCGGATTTGTCCCTGCTGTGATAATTATTTTCCTTCGTCCAAAAAAGCATGTTATTTTGTATGCTTTGACGGCTTGCTCAATGTCATTTTACCTTTTTAGTTTCCAAGTTCATGAGAAGACAATATTAGTCCCTCTCCTACCCATTACTCTACTTTATACTTCTACGGATTGGACTGTACTTTCATTAGTAAACTGGATAAACAATATTGGATTATTCACATTATGGCCTTTGCTGAAAAAGGATGGTCTAATGTTGCAGTATGGAGTCTGTTTTGCTTTGAGCAATTGGTTAATAGGTAACTTTAGTTTTGTCACTCCCAAATTCCTGCCCAAATTTCTCACTCCTGGGCCTTCCATTAGCAGTGTCGATGATAATTATCGCCGCAGAAGTTTATTacctgaaaattttctatgGAAAGTTGCCATTGTGTCATCATATGTAATCAT from Zygotorulaspora mrakii chromosome 7, complete sequence includes the following:
- a CDS encoding pirin family protein (ancestral locus Anc_6.23), producing MMKSIDNEKLEKSHRSVWFKTGQLIVVLSILLIPYIFHTNGRITVSSFLDTVTQLKAQSKGNMSKNIGIRSILKRFVAIEQEEGVGARVRRSIGSLKVRRFSPFLMLDHFTVNAPAGFPDHPHHGQETITYVLGGMIAHEDFSGSKGVLYPGDLQFMTAGKGIVHSEIPVKMDSGEPAVGLQLWVDLPSKLKNVEPRYRDLRSAKIPIVQPSENLKVRVISGESYGVKSLRDLAYTPVHFYHFSISKKGVKFAQRFPDSFNVFLYITKGSIEIAGEICPTFSAIFFNCDGSAVEGISASEDVEFALIGGEILHQEVVQHGPFVETDNEKLQEVFRNYQYGINGFERAHNWRSSIANGVDESEARIING
- the PHO80 gene encoding Pho80p (similar to Saccharomyces cerevisiae PHO80 (YOL001W); ancestral locus Anc_6.26), translated to MEAIDKAWNASSQYPSTSDLLSNAEENEISTIVLPSKFIKCSRTDLAILISRMLTFLIQINDSSSKSSDCDVSALTRFHSRIPPDISVFNYLIRLTKYSSLEHCVLLTAVYYIDLLSSVYPTFTLNSLTVHRFLLTATTVASKGLVDSFCTNTHYAKVGGVHCSELNLLECEFLKKINYRIIPRDENIDHCKLEKKHDIFSLQKGSDKDLINSLKIKNNFPENESSYNVLNTYYNKIVQLVGSFESSPDKSKVINYTLPYFIRNIHTEDIVDKPQLINIHPFKEAIQDVSGISRKRNLDATVVEDLDMVSDQNEKGYNDKTMDNETVDSESSVSKKHINQQRLPKISHRTEH
- the RRP6 gene encoding exosome nuclease subunit RRP6 (similar to Saccharomyces cerevisiae RRP6 (YOR001W); ancestral locus Anc_6.25) codes for the protein MSVDPNDLFHKVVSTVRASTALAAKDVDFCRSLDVDVAASIDSNATEVMEMINGVLTSIDPHSDQLESGKDKLEDSWKDFSNLMDALFEKSDRSLDILTKRHTYTQEAKSLQYLDESQDKESSPLVRISKPQLQFERPVDNSESHPFIPLLVEKPHSMKPLSECLRLIPEEDDMPEHYSQPYSYEIDHQEYDASVLVKSDPIPSQPWNGTEAIWVDNMESLHDLLLELKKYKEIAVDLEHHDYRSYYGIVCLMQISTRDKDYLIDTISLREKLKILNEVFADPQIVKIFHGAFMDVIWLQRDLGLYVVSLFDTYHASRAVGLPRFSLAYLLEKYSNFKTSKKYQLADWRVRPLPKAMAAYARSDTHFLLNIYDQLRNQLIQENKLAGVLFESRKVAKRRFEYAAYRPKIPLASVYSSAEKANAWQTLMYQYNIPPEKEMLLKKLYEWRDMISRRDDESSRFVMPNQLLVALVSYAPVDSIGVVSASNMMSDHVRSNSKEIANLIRKTEELPGSNSIHQSPKFKQSRSNIDIVKVLTITQVQQKVSQFKTLSESHASKNSIDTAGSSSLLLGDILSKNYAASEYLDGRAIEITDSQLKHRALEPLAKLSAFDNATSYTVSVVAKSENSENEKKQPNHITKEDRNATSNETDSKKPEMKENMDEIVTLKVSKGSGKKFRGNDLSKSSTVDVIDYNKSEKILQKNSGERNKNARKRSFDPYSAPNNSSGAPKTPKRRKATNRGKSASFKK
- the YPT7 gene encoding Rab family GTPase YPT7 (similar to Saccharomyces cerevisiae YPT7 (YML001W); ancestral locus Anc_6.24); protein product: MSSRKKNILKVIVLGDSGVGKTSLMHRYVNDKYSQQYKATIGADFLTKEVEVDGNKVATMQVWDTAGQERFQSLGVAFYRGADCCVLVYDVTNAKSFESIKSWRDEFLVHANVSSPETFPFVILGNKVDVDESKKVVSLKSVQDLAKSLGNVPMFLTSAKNAINVDTAFEEIARSALQQNQADADAFEEDFNDAINIQLDGEPSSCSC
- the ALG6 gene encoding dolichyl-P-Glc:Man(9)GlcNAc(2)-PP-dolichol alpha-1,3-glucosyltransferase (similar to Saccharomyces cerevisiae ALG6 (YOR002W); ancestral locus Anc_6.22), translated to MIPIKKPKKSDNIVQSFYASPLYDFLYPFRPAGSQWLTEYVIVLFALIIRCAIGLASYSGMNNPPMFGDFEAQRHWMEITQHLPISQWYWFDLEYWGLDYPPLTAYHSYVLGKIGSFINSKWFALNESRGFESLDNDLKTYMRFTVLLSEAICYIPAVVYFTKWVGKHRNQSPIGQFIAAAAILFQPSLMLIDHGHFQYNCVMLGLTVYAINSLLDEFYAPAAFCFVLSICFKQMALYYAPIFFSYLLSKSLFSPRFNLPRFLSVAIATVLTFAAMYAPLYVLGGGLTNVVQSVHRIFPFARGIFEDKVANFWCVSNIVFKYKQKFTQEQLQFYSLIATTIGFVPAVIIIFLRPKKHVILYALTACSMSFYLFSFQVHEKTILVPLLPITLLYTSTDWTVLSLVNWINNIGLFTLWPLLKKDGLMLQYGVCFALSNWLIGNFSFVTPKFLPKFLTPGPSISSVDDNYRRRSLLPENFLWKVAIVSSYVIMVLIQILDIFVSPPKRYPDLWVLLNCALGFACFSIFWLWNYYKLYKLSYKTMKQL